Proteins encoded by one window of Torulaspora delbrueckii CBS 1146 chromosome 2, complete genome:
- the NMA111 gene encoding Nma111p (similar to Saccharomyces cerevisiae NMA111 (YNL123W); ancestral locus Anc_2.150) — MTVESNDRNKRSYSELEDGEIDHTSITHTSNKYIKSDALSELQEEAVANELPLEAGVVMDSENYAKWQSTISKVVQSVVSIHFSQVAPFDCDPPLVSEATGFVVDSELGIILTNRHVVGAGPFVGYVVFDNHEECDVIPIYRDPVHDFGFLKFDPSKIRYMTVQTLELRPSLAKVGSEIRVVGNDAGEKLSILAGFISRVDRNAPDYGELTYNDFNTEYIQAAAAASGGSSGSPVVNIDGHAVALQAGGSTEASTDFFLPLDRVLRALKSIQNNKPVTRGTIQTQFLLKPYDECKRLGLTSAREAEARENFPGKIGMLVAETVLREGPADGKLKEGDTLISINDIAISSFIQVDDILDENVGQKIEVLVQRGGVDHKWQCEVGDLHKITPSRYVEVCGATFNELSYQMARFYALPVKGVFLSSASGSFNFDAKEKVGWVVDSIDNQNTPTLDTFIEVMKTIPDRKRVTVKYHHLTDQHSPHVASVYVDRHWCNEFRIYERNDRTGIWDYHNVADPIPAEPVLPQSAKFIDIPIENTEIAKLSHSLCMVSTVCAIPLDSMSAETQKSSGLIIDAKRGYVIVSRRVVPHDCLDAFVTIADSVMVPADVVFLHPTQNYAVVRYDPSLVRASVIAPKISTKRLKRGDKTHFVGITHNNRLVTSETSVSDISSVSIPSNLIPRYRATNLEAISIDCNVSTKCNSGILADNDGTVRALWLSFLGERQDGKEKVYLMGLDITECLEVIDILKQGKTPKVNIVDAGFGSISILQARIRGVPQEWIERMEKESDNRHQFITVTRVSCTDNDVKLETGDIILSINDKLVTSMSDLDGVVTETHDTRESQKLRFKIVRDIEVVDLDISLVEVKETEQVVIFAGSIIQKPHHAVRQAMINLPSEVYCIFRGESSPAVQYGISATNFITHVNEVDTPDVETFLKVVKTIPDNTYCKMRLVTFDNVPFAISLKTNYHYFPTAELKKDLKSNKWIEKEYNKTEEADSKN, encoded by the coding sequence ATGACAGTCGAGTCAAACGATAGAAATAAGAGGTCTTACTCAGAACTTGAGGACGGGGAGATAGACCATACCTCAATTACGCACACATCTAACAAATACATTAAAAGTGATGCTTTGTCTGAATTACAGGAGGAAGCAGTAGCCAATGAACTTCCTCTAGAGGCAGGGGTAGTTATGGATTCAGAAAATTATGCTAAATGGCAAAGCACAATCAGTAAAGTTGTTCAATCGGTGGTGTCGATCCATTTCTCACAAGTGGCGCCCTTCGACTGCGACCCACCTTTGGTATCAGAAGCCACCGGATTCGTTGTTGACTCCGAGCTCGGTATCATTCTCACAAACAGACATGTTGTTGGCGCTGGTCCTTTTGTGGGATACGTTGTCTTCGACAACCATGAAGAATGTGATGTCATTCCCATATACAGAGATCCCGTTCACGATTTCGGATTTTTGAAGTTCGATCCTAGTAAAATTAGATATATGACTGTACAGACACTAGAACTGAGGCCATCATTGGCCAAGGTGGGTTCTGAGATCAGAGTGGTTGGTAACGATGCAGGTGAGAAACTGAGTATTCTCGCTGGTTTTATCAGTAGAGTGGATAGAAACGCACCAGACTACGGGGAACTGACATACAATGATTTCAACACAGAGTACATCCAAGCTGCGGCAGCAGCTTCTGGTGGCTCTAGTGGTTCACCAGTGGTGAATATTGATGGTCATGCTGTGGCATTACAAGCCGGTGGTTCCACTGAGGCATCCACAGATTTTTTTCTGCCGCTTGATAGGGTTCTCAGAGCTTTAAAGAGCATCCAGAATAACAAGCCCGTGACTCGTGGTACGATTCAAactcaattccttctcaagCCATATGACGAGTGTAAGAGATTAGGTCTTACGAGCGCCCGTGAAGCTGAAGCTCGTGAAAATTTCCCTGGTAAGATTGGTATGTTAGTTGCTGAGACAGTACTACGAGAAGGCCCTGCTGATGGGAAATTAAAGGAGGGAGATACCCTCATATCCATCAATGACATtgcaatctcttcctttaTACAAGTTGATGACATCCTGGACGAGAATGTGGGTCAAAAGATAGAGGTTCTCGTTCAACGTGGTGGTGTCGATCATAAATGGCAATGCGAAGTTGGCGACCTTCATAAAATAACGCCATCTCGCTATGTTGAAGTATGTGGTGCAACTTTCAATGAGCTGTCCTACCAAATGGCAAGATTTTACGCCTTACCGGTAAAAGGAGTATTTCTAAGTAGCGCTTCTGGCTCGTTCAATTTCGATGCTAAGGAGAAAGTGGGATGGGTCGTTGACTCTATTGACAATCAAAATACACCTACCCTGGACACTTTTATCGAAGTGATGAAAACTATACCAGATCGTAAGCGTGTTACAGTAAAATATCATCACTTGACCGATCAGCATTCGCCTCACGTTGCGTCTGTTTATGTGGATCGTCACTGGTGTAATGAATTCAGGATTTACGAGAGAAATGATAGAACTGGTATTTGGGACTATCATAACGTGGCTGATCCAATTCCAGCCGAACCAGTGCTGCCACAGTCCGCTAAATTTATTGATATTCCTATTGAAAATACAGAAATCGCAAAACTCTCTCATTCCCTTTGTATGGTCTCTACGGTCTGCGCTATTCCTTTAGATTCCATGTCTGCGGAGACTCAAAAGTCCTCTGGTTTGATTATCGACGCTAAAAGAGGGTATGTCATTGTTTCACGCCGTGTTGTGCCACATGATTGTTTAGATGCGTTCGTGACCATTGCAGATTCTGTGATGGTGCCTGCTGATGTCGTTTTCTTACACCCAACACAAAACTACGCAGTTGTAAGGTACGACCCTTCATTAGTTCGGGCTTCTGTAATTGCCCCAAAAATCTCCACCAAGAGATTAAAGAGAGGTGATAAGACGCATTTTGTTGGTATTACTCACAACAATAGACTAGTAACATCCGAGACCAGTGTTAGTGATATTTCTTCGGTCAGCATCCCTAGTAACCTTATCCCCAGATATAGAGCAACCAATCTTGAGGCCATCTCAATTGATTGCAACGTGAGCACCAAATGCAACTCGGGTATTTTGGCAGACAATGATGGAACTGTGAGAGCGTTGTGGTTATCTTTCTTGGGAGAACGTCAGGACGGTAAAGAAAAGGTATACCTTATGGGTCTAGACATAACAGAGTGCCTTGAGGTGATTGATATTTTAAAGCAAGGCAAAACACCCAAAGTGAATATAGTAGATGCTGGGtttggttcaatttctATTCTTCAAGCTAGAATCAGAGGAGTTCCGCAGGAGTGGATTGAGCGCATGGAGAAGGAATCTGATAATAGACATCAGTTTATAACGGTTACAAGAGTTTCATGCACAGATAATGACGTCAAATTAGAGACTGGTGATATAATATTGTCTATCAACGACAAATTGGTAACCAGCATGAGTGACCTGGACGGTGTTGTCACGGAGACCCATGATACCAGAGAGTCTCAAAAACTGCGATTCAAAATTGTTCGCGATATAGAAGTTGTGGACCTGGATATTAGTCTGGTAGAAGTGAAGGAGACTGAACAGGTTGTTATTTTTGCTGGAAGTATCATTCAAAAGCCACATCACGCCGTCCGTCAAGCGATGATCAACCTTCCAAGTGAAGTATACTGTATTTTCAGGGGCGAGTCTTCACCTGCAGTCCAGTATGGTATCTCGGCAACAAATTTCATCACCCATGTCAATGAAGTCGATACTCCCGACGTTGAAACCTTCCTGAAAGTGGTCAAAACCATTCCAGATAATACCTACTGTAAGATGAGACTAGTCACTTTTGATAACGTTCCCTTCGcaatatctttgaaaactaACTATCACTATTTTCCAACCGCTGAGttaaagaaagatttgaagtcAAACAAATGGATTGAAAAGGAATATAACAAAACCGAAGAAGctgattcaaagaactaG
- the MRP35 gene encoding mitochondrial 54S ribosomal protein bL35m (similar to Saccharomyces cerevisiae YNL122C; ancestral locus Anc_2.151) codes for MMFFSSIINPIFRTCLNTFSKVEAPSLILTRSLMKTHKGAAKRWRKTATSFKRGKAGRSHGNAGWSRRSLKSLSGKTLAHETHIKHLKRLMPN; via the coding sequence ATGATGTTCTTCAGTTCGATCATTAACCCTATTTTCAGAACATGCCTGAATACTTTCTCTAAAGTAGAGGCACCTTCACTTATTTTGACGAGAAGTCTTATGAAAACTCACAAAGGAGCTGCAAAGAGGTGGAGAAAGACTGCAACAAGCTTCAAGAGAGGCAAAGCCGGAAGAAGTCATGGTAACGCTGGATGGTCGCGCAGATCTCTAAAATCACTAAGTGGGAAGACATTAGCACACGAAACGCACATTAAAcacttgaaaagattaatGCCCAACTAA
- the TOM70 gene encoding protein channel TOM70 (similar to Saccharomyces cerevisiae TOM71 (YHR117W) and TOM70 (YNL121C); ancestral locus Anc_2.152), with product MSSDNSVSSFVSRNKTAIIATAAAGSAAIGAYYYYRQAQRAALDEDEKGAEGSESSKKKKKNKKKKSGENGGTPVYPVGQNGEPLLENIEELSQELRETYATALKDRGNEFFKKKDYDNALKYYNYALVVKKDPVFYSNISACYVSLGQLDKVVENSTKALELKPDYSKALLRRASANESLENYADAMFDLSVLSLNGDFNGSSIEPMLERNLNKQAMFVLKDKLGNNVSQQLPSNTALASFFGIFPPETTFANYNENDEADVGLKNGLEDLYKRSSEGYKLADEAFVKSASFFTNKLSEFPDDAVLKEKTAIALEHNGIFKFLKNDPLEAHDDIEKAIQLHPRLNSYIYMALIMADKGQAEEYYQYFDKAIALDPNYGPAYYHRGQMYYITGQYEKAGKDFDKAKECDENNIFPYIQLACLAYREDKFDDCETLFSEAKRKFPTAPEVPNFYAEILGDKGDLEAALKQYEIAKRLEEALDGIHVGVAPLVGKATLLARQPSVENFREATLLLEEACRRDPTSEQAKVGLAQLKLQQEEVDEAINLFEEAANLARTVDEKLQATTFAEAAKVQKRIKADPVVSAKIEETLAAYRAQGMM from the coding sequence ATGTCTTCCGATAATTCCGTTTCTAGTTTTGTGTCTAGAAACAAGACAGCTATTATAGCTACGGCAGCGGCCGGTTCTGCAGCCATTGGTGCATATTATTACTATCGTCAGGCTCAGAGAGCAGCtctggatgaagatgagaaagGTGCAGAAGGCTCTGAGAGttctaagaagaaaaagaagaacaagaagaagaagagcgGTGAGAATGGTGGTACACCAGTGTATCCTGTGGGTCAAAATGGTGAACCTCTACTTGAGAACATCGAGGAGCTTTCTCAGGAGTTGAGAGAGACTTATGCGActgctttgaaggataGGGGTAAtgagtttttcaagaaaaaggaTTATGATAATGCTCTGAAATACTATAACTATGCTTTAGTGGTTAAGAAGGATCCTGTTTTCTACTCTAACATCTCTGCATGTTATGTTTCTTTGGGTCAATTGGATAAAGTTGTCGAGAACAGTACTAAGGCACTTGAACTGAAACCAGATTATTCCAAGGCTTTGCTCCGTAGAGCGTCGGCTAACGAGAGTTTGGAAAATTACGCTGATGCTATGTTTGATCTTTCTGTGTTGTCGTTGAACGGTGACTTCAATGGGTCTTCCATTGAACCCATGTTGGAGAGAAACCTGAACAAACAAGCAATGTTTGTGTTGAAGGACAAGTTAGGCAACAATGTCAGCCAACAACTGCCTTCAAACACtgctttggcttctttctttggtatTTTCCCACCAGAGACCACTTTTGCTAACTACAATGAAAATGACGAAGCCGACGTTggattgaagaatgggTTGGAGGATCTATACAAGCGCTCTTCCGAAGGTTACAAACTTGCTGATGAAGCATTCGTAAAGTCCGCTtcttttttcaccaacAAGTTGAGTGAATTCCCTGATGACGCCgttttgaaggaaaagactGCAATTGCTTTGGAACATAATGGTATCTTTaagtttttgaagaacgATCCTTTGGAAGCTCACGACGATATCGAAAAGGCTATCCAACTACACCCAAGATTGAACTCATACATTTACATGGCTCTAATAATGGCTGATAAGGGTCAAGCAGAGGAATACTACCAATACTTTGACAAAGCTATCGCACTAGATCCAAACTATGGCCCTGCATACTACCACAGAGGTCAAATGTATTACATTACCGGTCAATACGAAAAGGCAGGTAAAGACTTCGACAAGGCTAAGGAATGTGATGAAAACAACATTTTCCCTTACATTCAATTGGCTTGTCTAGCGTACCGTGAAGACAAATTTGACGACTGTGAAACCTTGTTCAGTGAAGCTAAGAGAAAATTCCCAACTGCTCCAGAAGTCCCAAACTTTTATGCTGAAATCTTGGGCGATAAAGGTGATTTGGAAGCTGCTTTGAAACAGTACGAAATTGCTAAAAGATTGGAAGAAGCTCTAGACGGCATTCATGTTGGTGTGGCTCCATTGGTCGGTAAAGCCACTTTGTTGGCCAGGCAACCAAGTGTCGAAAACTTTCGTGAGGCTACTTTGTTGCTAGAAGAAGCTTGTAGAAGAGATCCTACTTCCGAACAAGCAAAGGTCGGTTTGGCACAATTGAAGTTGCAACAGGAAGAAGTCGATGAAGCTATCAATctgtttgaagaagctgccAACTTGGCAAGAACTGTCGATGAAAAACTTCAGGCTACTACCTTTGCGGAAGCTGCTAAAGTTCAAAAGAGAATCAAGGCTGACCCGGTTGTCAGCGctaagattgaagaaactctGGCTGCTTACCGTGCTCAGGGTATGATGTAG
- the COX23 gene encoding Cox23p (similar to Saccharomyces cerevisiae COX23 (YHR116W); ancestral locus Anc_2.153) — MSNARPEKPSEDEKILSSEPNVNGAVKDSSKVDYAPKGQDPSKFQYYPENPESGVNRLMFAIKGPSQYYDPCQESAQMSLNCLDRNDYNKDLCKEYFDAYRECKKQWLKSRRQDRSQWE; from the coding sequence ATGTCCAACGCAAGACCAGAGAAGCcatctgaagatgaaaagatccTCAGTTCTGAACCCAACGTGAATGGGGCGGTCAAGGACAGCTCCAAAGTTGATTATGCTCCAAAAGGGCAGGACCCTAGCAAATTCCAATACTACCCCGAAAACCCAGAATCTGGCGTAAACAGACTCATGTTTGCCATCAAGGGCCCGAGCCAGTACTATGACCCCTGCCAGGAGTCCGCTCAGATGAGTCTCAATTGCCTGGACAGAAATGACTACAACAAGGACCTCTGCAAGGAATATTTCGACGCTTACCGAGAGTGCAAGAAGCAATGGCTTAAATCCAGAAGACAGGACAGATCACAGTGGGAGTAA